A single genomic interval of Alligator mississippiensis isolate rAllMis1 chromosome 15, rAllMis1, whole genome shotgun sequence harbors:
- the LOC132245612 gene encoding olfactory receptor 6N1-like yields MEEVGGDNHTSITEFLLLGFGTIPQLQIFLFLLFLVIYMLTVTGNILIIVLVVADPQLHTPMYFFLGNLSYLETCYTSTVLPRMLASLLTGDRIISVKGCVTQLYFFGCLATTECYLLAAMSYDRYLAICKPLLYAMLMNGRVCLLLATGSWLGGLLVSIIIISFMPQLTFCGHNEIDHFFCDFTPVIQLSCSDTRLVILISFITSFFSALSPFLLTLASYICIIDAILRIPSGRGRQKAFATCSSHLIVVTIFYGTILIVYLLPKNNMLRYLNKAFSVFYTILTPLINPLIYSLRNREVKEGLRKVVSKFRILRIQTTRLI; encoded by the coding sequence ATGGAGGAAGTAGGAGGAGACAATCACACATCTATCACAGAATTCCTCCTTCTAGGATTTGGGACCATTCCACAGCTAcagatttttctcttcctgctgtttctagTGATCTATATGTTGACTGTGACTGGGAACATCCTCATCATTGTGCTTGTTGTTGCTGATCCGCAGCTTcatacccccatgtacttcttcctgggaaACTTGTCATACTTGGAGACTTGCTACACCTCCACTgtcctgcccaggatgctggccagtCTCCTGACAGGGGACAGAATCATTTCTGTTAAGGGCTGCGTTACACAACTTTATTTTTTTGGATGTCTGGCAACTACAGAATGTTACCTCCTAGCTGCAATGTCTTATGATAGGTATTTAGCAATTTGTAAACCACTGCTCTATGCAATGTTAATGAATGGCAGAGTCTGTCTACTGCTAGCAACTGGATCTTGGCTAGGAGGATTGCTGGtttctataataataataagttTTATGCCACAATTAACTTTCTGTGGGCACAATGAGATTGACCACTTCTTTTGTGACTTCACTCCAGTGATACAGCTCTCCTGCAGTGATACGAGGCTGGTCATTCTTATTAGTTTTATAACTTCCTTCTTCTCTGCCCTTTCCCCATTTCTCTTAACTCTGGCGTCTTACATTTGTATCATAGATGCCATTCTGAGAATCCCTTCTGGGAGGGGAAGACAAAAAGCATTTGctacctgctcctcccacctcatTGTAGTAACCATTTTTTATGGGACCATATTGATTGTATATTTGCTACCAAAAAACAACATGCTGAGATACTTGAACAAAGCATTTTCTGTTTTCTACACAATCCTTACACCCCTGATCAATCCCCTTATCTACAGTCTGAGGAACAGAGAAGTGAAAGAGGGCCTGAGAAAAGTTGTCAGCAAATTTAGGATCCTGCGAATTCAAACTACCAGGCTGATATGA